The genomic DNA CAGCGCGCCAATCAACTCGCCCGCCGGCTGCACGAACTGGGGGTCGGGCCGGAGGTGTTGGTGGCGCTTTGCTTCGAACGATCGGTGGAAATGGTGGTGGCGATGCTCACGGTGCTCAAAGCCGGCGGTGCTTTCGTGCCCATTGACCCGGCCTACCCGGCGGAGCGCATCTCCTTCATGCTCGCGGATTGCCGGCCGGCGGTGTTGTTGACACAATCAGCATTGGCAGAAAAGCTGCCCGCGACCACGATCCCGAAGCTCTTCCTCGATGAGGGGTGGGAACAAAAGGCCGGGCAGCCGGCGGTGAATTTTTCCGGCGGCGCGCGGCCGGAGAACCTTGCCTACGTGATTTACACCTCCGGTTCAACCGGCCGGCCCAAGGGCGTGCTGGTGCCGCATCGCGGCTTGAACAATTTCATGCAGAGTCAGAAACAGGATTGGGGGCTGGGACCGCACAGCCGCGTACTGCAATTTGCCTCGTTCAGCTTCGACGCCGCGATTTCGGAAATTTTCGGAACCCTGCTCAATGGCGGCACGCTGGTACTGGCCCGCCGTGAAATTATCACCGCGGCAGCAGACCTGCACCGCTGTCTGCAGGAAAACCACATCAACACCGTCACGCTGCCGCCCTCCCTGCTCGCCGTGCTGTCCAACCAAGGCCTGCCGGAGCTGCATACCATCATTTCCGCCGGGGAAAGCTGCCCGTGGGAGGTGGCGGCGCGCTGGTCGCCGGGCCGGAAATTTTTCAACGGCTATGGCCCCACGGAAACGACGATTGCCGCCTCGTGGGAGCCGGCGGGAGAAAAAATCGAAGGCACCCTCAGCGTTCCCCTCGGCCGGCCGTTTCAAAATGTGCAAATCTATCTGTTGGATGCGCGGCTGCAACCGGTGCCCATCGGCGTGCCCGGTGAGCTGCACATTGGCGGCGCGGGCGTGGCGCGCGGCTATCTCAACCGGCCGGACTTGACCGCGGAAAAATTCATTCCCCATCCTTTCAGTGACGAGCCGGGTGCGCGGCTTTACAAGAGCGGTGATCTGGCGCGCTATCTCCCCGATGGCCGCCTTGAGTTTCTGGGCCGCCTCGATCATCAAGTCAAACTGCGCGGTTTTCGCATCGAGCTGGAGGAAATCGAAGCGGTGCTGCGCCAGCATCCCGCGGTGCGCGAGGCGGTGGTGCTGGCACGTGACGAGACTGGTGGTGGCAAACAACTGGTGGCCTATCTTACTGCTGCTGTGCCGGCAGAGCCGAGCGTCAGTGAATTGCGTCATTTTCTGCGCGACCGCCTGCCGGAGTACATGATCCCCGCATGGTTCGTGACGCTGCCCGCCTTTCCCCTGACGGCCAGCGGCAAGATCGACCGCCGCGCCCTGCCGGCACCGGATCGCAGCCGGCCGGAGCAGGAAAAGGCCTATGTCGCCCCGCGCACCGCGTTGGAGCGTTTTCTCGCCCAGGTGTGGCAGGACGTGTTGGGCGTTGAGAAGGTCGGCGTCTATGATAATTTCTTCGAAATCGGCGGGGACTCGATCCGCTCGGCGGTGCTGGTCAATCGCGTGCAGGAGGTGTTGGGCGAAACCTTTCCGGTGCGCGCTGTTTTTCACGTGCCGACCGTGGCCGAAATGGCGCTTTATCTCGCGGAATATTATCCCGAAATCGTGGCGCAAAAATGGGGCAGCGGAACGGTCGAAAGCCTGAGGGCCAAACTCGAGGCACAAATCGTCGCACCTGCCGGCGATGGCCGGATCGATGCCGCCACCGTGGCCCGATTTCAGGCGTTGATCCCTCCGTTGCCGCGCCGGGACACGACCGCGGGCGGCCGCATTCCCAAAAATCGCCCGGCCATCTTCCTGCTCTCGCCCCCGCGTTCCGGCTCCACCTTGCTGCGCGTCATGCTCGCCGGCCATCCCAGGCTGTTTTCGCCGCCCGAGCTCGAACTGCTCTCCTTCAACACGCTGCAGGAACGCCGGCAGGCGCTGTCGCAAACCTATGAGTTGTGGCTGGAGGCCACGGTGCGCGCGGTGATGGAACTCAAAAACTGCGACGCCGCAACCGCCGGGCACCTGATGGCGGAATATGAACGCCAAAATCTCAGCGTCAAGGAATTCTACGGCCTGCTGCAAACGTGGCTCGGCGACCGTCTGCTGGTGGATAAAACCCCGAGCTACGCCCTCGACCCTGAAATTCTGCGGCGCGCGGAGAGCGATTTCGACGAGCCGCTTTACCTGCATCTCGTGCGCCATCCCTACGCCACGATTTACTCCTTCATCGAAGCCAAGCTCGATCAAAACTTTTTCCGCTATCCGCATCCGTTCACCCGCCGCGAGCTGGCCGAGTTGATCTGGATCGTCTGCCATCGGAATATTTTGGACTTTCTCGCAACGATCCCGCCCCAGCGCCAGTTTCGCCTCAAGTTTGAAGAGGTGCTGGCCGACCCGCGCGCCGAAATGGAAAAACTCTGCGCCTTCCTCGGCCTGGAGTTTCACCCGGACATGCTCAAACCCTATGAGGGCAAACGCATGACCGACCCGGTAAAGGCGGATTCGCAAATGGTGGGCGATTTCAAATTCTACCTGCGCAAAACCATCGACACCAGCGTCACCGACCGCTGGCGGAAATTTCACACACAGGACTTTTTGAGTTCCATAAGCTGGGAGCTGGCGGCACGCCTGGGCTATGCCCGCGAGGAGAGCGCAGGCCGCGGCACGGCGCGGCAGGAGTTGACCGGCCTGCAACCGATCCCGCGCACCGGCGAGTTGCCCCTCTCGTTTGCCCAACAACGGCTGTGGTTTTTGGATCAACTCGAGCCGAATAACCCGTTTTACAATGTCATTGCCGCGGTGCGCCTGCTGGGAGAATTGCAGGAAGCCGCCCTGCTGGCGAGCTTGAACGAGATTTTGCGGCGCCATGAAATTTTGCGCACCGCTTTTCACACGGTCGAGGGCAAACCCAAACTCGAGATCGCACCGGCCGGCAGCGTCACGGTGCCGGTGAGCAGGCATGATCTCCGCCACCTGCCCGTCTCCGAGCGCGAGGCCCGGGTGCAGGCACTCGCCAGCGAGGAGGCGCGCCGGCCCTTCCAGCTCACGAGCGCGCCGCTGTTGCGCGGCCTGCTGCTGCAGCTCGATGAGCAGGAACACGTGTTGGTGCTGACCATGCATCACATCGTCGCCGATGGCTGGTCGGTGAATGTGTTCAATCGCGAAATGGCCGCGCTCTATCCGGCGTTCGCAGCGGGCCAGCCTTCGCCCCTGCCCGAGCTGCCGATTCAGTATCTCGATTATGCCCACTGGCAGCGGCAGTGGCTCGCCAGCGGTGTGCTGGAAACCCAGTTGCATTACTGGAAACGCCAGCTTGCCGGCGTGCCCGCCCTGCTGGAGCTGCCTGCCGACCATCCGCGACCGGCGGTGCAAAGCCATCGCGGCGGCCGGCTGGCCTTCGAAATTGCGGGTGAGCCTTTCGACCGCCTGCATGCGCTGAGCCGGCGCGAGAACGTGACCACCTTCATGATTTTGCTCGCCGCCCTGCAGACGCTGTTGCACCGCTACACCCGGCAAACCGACATCGCCGTCGGCACGCCGGTCGCCAACCGCAACCGCAGCGAGATCGAGCCGCTCATCGGCCTGTTCGTCAACACGCTGGTGCTGCGCAGCGATTTGTCCGGCGATCCCACTTTTCACGAGCTGCTGGCGCGCGTGCGGCAGGTGGCGCTCGACGCCTATGCCCATCCCGATGTGCCCTTCGAAAAGTTGGTGGATGAATTGCAGCCGCAGCGCGACATGAGCCACACGCCGCTGTTTCAGGTGATGTTCGCCCACCATCGCGCCGTCTGGCAAACCATCGACACCGGCAGGCTGAAGCTCCAGCCGCTGGTTTTGGACACCGGCACCGCCAAATTCGATTTGACTCTGGAGATCGTCGAGCGCGAGGACCGCTTGAAAGGGGCGATCGAATACAATGCCGATCTCTTCGAAGTGCCCACCATTCAGCGCATGATCGCCCATTTCCAAACGCTGCTGGCTGCCGCGGTCACGACTCCGGACATGCGCCTTTCGCAATTGCCGCTGCTGCCGGCCGCGGAACGCCGGTTGGTGCTGGAAGAATGGAGCACAACTGCCAGCGTGCCGCTGCCCGAAGCCTGCTTTCCGGAACTGTTCGCTGCCCAGGCGGCCGCCACGCCCGGGGCCACGGCAGTGGTGTATGAGAATGACCGGATTACCTATGGCGAACTCAACCGGCGCGCCAATCAACTCGCGCATTACCTGCAAAAACTCGGCGCCGGCCCCGAGACCCTCGTTGGTCTGTGTTTGGAGCGCTCGGTTGAGATGATCGTCGGCTTGGTGGGCATTCTCAAAGCCGGGGCGGCCTATGTGCCGCTCGATCCCGGTTATCCTGCCGAGCGTCTGGCCCTCATTCTGCAGGATGCCAAAGCGCCGGTGTTGGTCACGCAGGAGGGGCTGCTGCGCAAGCTGCCCAAAGAGGCACAAATCGCGGAAGCTCCGGCCGGTCTGCAGGCTGTTTGTCTGGATCGCGACTGGCCGGTGATCGCGCGCGCGGCGGAAAGCAATCCTGAGTGCCGGCTCACGCCCGAGCATCCCGCCTACGTGATCTACACTTCCGGCTCAACCGGCCGGCCCAAGGGCGTGATGATTCGCCATCGCGGCGTGCTCAATTTGCTGGCGGGTTTGGAGCATGCCATCTATGCGCATCATCCCACGCGGCCGCTGCGCGCCAGTCTCAATGCGCCCCTGCCGTTCGATGCCTCGGTGCAGCAGCTCGTCCTGTTGCTGCGTGGTCACGCCCTGCACATCATTCCGCAGGAGGTGCGGCTGGATGGCGAGGCGCTGCTGCTGTGGTTGCGCCAGCATCGTCTCGATGTGTTCGATTGTGTGCCGTCACAACTCAAGCTGCTGCTGAATGCCGGTTTGCTGGAGAGCGAGGGCCTGCCGGCGATCATGCTGCCCGGCGGCGAGGCCATCGACGCCGCCACCTGGAATACGCTGGCGCAGGCGAAAGCCACGGCGGTTTACAACATGTACGGTCCCACCGAGTGCACGGTGGATTCCACCATCGCGCGGGTGCATGCCGGTCAGCCGCCGAACATTGGCCGGCCGATCGTCAATGTCCGGCATTACGTGCTGGATGCGGCGTTGCAACCGCTGCCCATCGGCGTGCCGGGAGAGCTGCACATCGGCGGTGCCGATCTGGCGCGCGGTTATTTCAACCGGCCGGATTTGACCGCGGCGAAATTCATTCCCGACCCCTTCAGCTCGGAGCCGGGCAGCCGGCTGTACAAAACCGGTGACGTGGTGCGCTGGCTGCCGGATGGCCGCCTCGAGTTCCTGGGCCGCATCGACGATCAAGTCAAGCTGCGCGGTTTTCGCATCGAGCTGGGCGAGATCGAAGCGACACTCTCGCAGCATCCGGCGGTGCAGGAAGCCGTCGTGCTCGTGCGCGAGGAGACCGGCACCGATGGTGCCGCCGGCAGCAAGCGTTTGGTGGCCTATGTCGTCCCCGCCGGAGAAACCGAGCCGGCGGTGGGCGATCTGCGACAGTTCTTGAAGGAAAGATTGCCGGAATACATGGTGCCGGCGGTGTTCGTGACGCTGCCGGCGCTGCCGCGGCTGCCCAATGGCAAAATCGACCGTCGCAATTTGCCGGCACCGACCGATGAGCGGCCGGAGTTGGCGGAGGGTTGGGTGGCTCCGCGCAATGAGGTGGAGGCCCGGCTGGCGGAAATCTGGCAGCAGGTTTTGGGCGTCAAGCAAATCGGCGTGCACGACAATTTCTTCGAACTGGGCGGTGACTCGATTTTGAGTATTCAAGTCATCGCGCGCGCCCGCCAGGCCGGTTTGCCTCTGACCCCGCGGCAGTTGTTCCAGAACCCCACCATTGCCGGACTCGCGCCGTTGTGTGAGGCGGCGGTCACGACCACGATTCACGCCGAGCAGGGCACGATCAGCGGGCCGGTGCCGCTCACGCCGATTCAACGCTGGTTCTTCGAACAAAACTTCGCCGCGCCGCATCACTGGAATCAGTCGATCCTGCTGGAGGTGCGGCAGCGGCTGGCGCCGCAATGGCTCGCGCAGGCGGTGCACCGGCTCGTCGAACATCATGATGCCCTGCGTCTGCGTTTCACGCACGCGGACAGCGGCTGGCAGCAGCATAACGCCGACAGCGAGAGGGCAAATCCCTTCACCTTTTGGGATCTCTCCGCGCTGACGCCGGAAGCACAACGGGTGTTCATTGAAAACAAGGCGGCGGACTTGCAGGCGAGTCTCGACCTCATCCACGGCCCGTTGTTGCGCGTGGCTTACTTCGATCGGGGAGCCGAGGCCCCCGGCCGGTTGCTGATCATCGTGCATCATCTCGTCATCGACGGCGTGTCATGGCGCATTCTGCTGGAGGATTTTCTCACGGCTTATCGCCAGCTCAGCGAAGGCCGGCCGGTGCAGTTGCCGCCGAAGACGACGTCCTTTCAATATTGGGCACAACGGCTGGTCACGCTGGCGCAGTCCGCCACCCTGCAACAACAGCTCGACTTTTGGCGGGCGCAGTGCGAGCTGTGCATGCCGGAGCTGCCGCTTGATTTCACCAGTGCGGGACAGAGCGAGGCTGCCGCCGGGACTGTGATGGTGACGCTGCCCGCGGAAGAAACCAGCGCGTTGCTGCAGGAAGTACCGGCGGCTTTCCATACCCGCATCGACGAAGCGCTGCTCACAGCGCTGGCGCGCGTCCTGGCGCGCTGGACCGGCCGCCGCACGCTGCTGATCGATTATGAAGGCCACGGCCGCGAGCCGTTGTTCGATGACGTCGATCTCTCCCGCACCGTCGGCTGGTTCACCAGCATTCATCCGCTGGCGCTGGATTTGGGCAACACTCTCGCATTCGTTGACGCGCTGAAAACGATCAAGGAGCAGATGCGCCGCGTGCCGCAGGGCGGCGTGGGCTGGGGCCTGCTGCGCTACCTGTCTGACAACCGCAGTCTGCTGCGCGAGGTGCCGCCGGCGCCGGTCATTTTCAATTATCTCGGCCAGTTCGATCACGTGCTGCCGCCGGATGGGATGCTGGCGGTGGCGCCGGAATCCCACGGCCCGGAACGCGCCGCACACAATCACATGACCCATGCGCTCGATCTCAGTGCCGGCGTGCGACAACAGCAACTGCACCTGCAGTGGAAATTCAACCCGCGGCAGTTCGCACGCCGCACTATCGAAAAGCTGGCACACGAGTATGTCGCAGAGCTGCGCCTGCTGGTGCAGCAGTGCCGCAGCGGTGTGACCGGCGGCTATACGCCCTCGGATTTTGCCGAAGCCGGCCTGAGTCAGGAAGAACTCGACCGCGTGCTGGCGGAAGTGACCACAACGTGACGCAGCGGGATTTTTCTACTTCTGAAAACCATCCCGCCCGCGAAATTTTTTTGAACCGCCGGGACGCCATTTACGCAAAGAAATACACGACTGGCGTGCCGCGCGGCTTTGCGGTTGACAAATTCGCATGCCGCCATGACCGTGCGGTGGGATCACGCCCGCAAAACGATCAGGACTGCGAAAATCGTGCAGCGCAGGCACCCTGCCTGCTTGCGCCATGAAAGTCGTTTCTTGCCCGTCTTTTCGTCCGCGTATCGAGGCAACAAAAATTGAGGAAACCAAACGACCGGCCACTGCGCCGGATTCTGGCACTGCTGCTGCGCGGGCTCGGCCTGCTGCCAACCATGCTGGCCGGGCTGCTCTCCCATTTGGCCTTGCTGATCAACTGGCTGCGGCTGCGCTATGTCGAGTATGTGCCGCGACCGACGGACATCTTTCTGGTCACCTATCCGCGCTCCGGCACCACCTGGCTGCAGATGATGCTCTATCAGCTCACCACGGACGGCGACATGAATATTCCGCACATCGCGCAATGCATTCCGTGGTTCGAGCGCCTGGGGCAGACCGGCAAAAACGTGGAAGCCCTGCCTGCACCGCGCATTTTCAAAACCCATCTCTTCTGGCGCCATTTGTGGTGGACAATCCCCCGGGGCGCCGGCAGGTACATTTATCTGGTGCGCGACGGCCGCGACGTCGCCGTCTCCTACTATCATTTTTACAAGTCGCATCTGCATTTTCACGGCGACTTTTCCGCGTTTTTCGACTTGTTCCTGCGCGGCCGGGTGCAATATGGCTCCTGGTTCAAACACGTTGCCGGCTGGGCAACCCAGAAACACCAGCCCAACGTGCTCTGGCTGCGATATGAAGATCTGCTCGCCGATTTGGAGGGCAACCTGCGCAGGATTGCCGACTTTTGCGGTTTGACCATCGCCCCGGAAAGATGGCCGGGGATCCTCGAACGCTGCAGCTTTGCCTTCATGAAGCAGCACGAAATCAAATTCGATCACGCGGTGGAGCTGCTGTGGGAGAATGGCATGATGCCGGGCAGTTTCCTTCGCAA from candidate division KSB1 bacterium includes the following:
- a CDS encoding amino acid adenylation domain-containing protein; this translates as MSDLSKRLAELSPEKRELLLKRLQREGEKAPKPAGIPRRPNRDEFPMSFAQMRLWFLDQLEPGSPFYNIAAAVRLEGSLHVPVLVQALQEVVRRHEVLRAFFVTEKGRPVQRLAPVQPLAMPVTSLEHLPAGEREAEARRLIQHEAQKPFALNHGPLLRAGLLKLAERDHLLLLTIHHIVADGWSIGVLIREVATAYQAGLAGRPLRLPDLPIQYADYAAWQRGWLTGEVRARQLDYWKKQLAGVPQLLSLPTDRPRPAVQTFHGAHYAFELPTELLAALGELSRQENGTLFMTLLAAFYTLLYRYSNQDDFCIGTPIANRNRAETEGLIGFFVNTFALRVPRLTDDPPFRELLRRVRETALGAYAHQDLPFEMLIDELQLERHLSHSPLFQVMFVLQSDPLQRLELPDLRLSIMDAETGTAKFDLTLIVEQGPNGWRGIFEYNTDLFLAATVARMAKHFHMLLHGIIADPGLPITALPLLTEAQKRQMLQAWNATKADYPAGVCSHHLFEAQVDKTPAAIAVTFEGVSLTYAELNQRANQLARRLHELGVGPEVLVALCFERSVEMVVAMLTVLKAGGAFVPIDPAYPAERISFMLADCRPAVLLTQSALAEKLPATTIPKLFLDEGWEQKAGQPAVNFSGGARPENLAYVIYTSGSTGRPKGVLVPHRGLNNFMQSQKQDWGLGPHSRVLQFASFSFDAAISEIFGTLLNGGTLVLARREIITAAADLHRCLQENHINTVTLPPSLLAVLSNQGLPELHTIISAGESCPWEVAARWSPGRKFFNGYGPTETTIAASWEPAGEKIEGTLSVPLGRPFQNVQIYLLDARLQPVPIGVPGELHIGGAGVARGYLNRPDLTAEKFIPHPFSDEPGARLYKSGDLARYLPDGRLEFLGRLDHQVKLRGFRIELEEIEAVLRQHPAVREAVVLARDETGGGKQLVAYLTAAVPAEPSVSELRHFLRDRLPEYMIPAWFVTLPAFPLTASGKIDRRALPAPDRSRPEQEKAYVAPRTALERFLAQVWQDVLGVEKVGVYDNFFEIGGDSIRSAVLVNRVQEVLGETFPVRAVFHVPTVAEMALYLAEYYPEIVAQKWGSGTVESLRAKLEAQIVAPAGDGRIDAATVARFQALIPPLPRRDTTAGGRIPKNRPAIFLLSPPRSGSTLLRVMLAGHPRLFSPPELELLSFNTLQERRQALSQTYELWLEATVRAVMELKNCDAATAGHLMAEYERQNLSVKEFYGLLQTWLGDRLLVDKTPSYALDPEILRRAESDFDEPLYLHLVRHPYATIYSFIEAKLDQNFFRYPHPFTRRELAELIWIVCHRNILDFLATIPPQRQFRLKFEEVLADPRAEMEKLCAFLGLEFHPDMLKPYEGKRMTDPVKADSQMVGDFKFYLRKTIDTSVTDRWRKFHTQDFLSSISWELAARLGYAREESAGRGTARQELTGLQPIPRTGELPLSFAQQRLWFLDQLEPNNPFYNVIAAVRLLGELQEAALLASLNEILRRHEILRTAFHTVEGKPKLEIAPAGSVTVPVSRHDLRHLPVSEREARVQALASEEARRPFQLTSAPLLRGLLLQLDEQEHVLVLTMHHIVADGWSVNVFNREMAALYPAFAAGQPSPLPELPIQYLDYAHWQRQWLASGVLETQLHYWKRQLAGVPALLELPADHPRPAVQSHRGGRLAFEIAGEPFDRLHALSRRENVTTFMILLAALQTLLHRYTRQTDIAVGTPVANRNRSEIEPLIGLFVNTLVLRSDLSGDPTFHELLARVRQVALDAYAHPDVPFEKLVDELQPQRDMSHTPLFQVMFAHHRAVWQTIDTGRLKLQPLVLDTGTAKFDLTLEIVEREDRLKGAIEYNADLFEVPTIQRMIAHFQTLLAAAVTTPDMRLSQLPLLPAAERRLVLEEWSTTASVPLPEACFPELFAAQAAATPGATAVVYENDRITYGELNRRANQLAHYLQKLGAGPETLVGLCLERSVEMIVGLVGILKAGAAYVPLDPGYPAERLALILQDAKAPVLVTQEGLLRKLPKEAQIAEAPAGLQAVCLDRDWPVIARAAESNPECRLTPEHPAYVIYTSGSTGRPKGVMIRHRGVLNLLAGLEHAIYAHHPTRPLRASLNAPLPFDASVQQLVLLLRGHALHIIPQEVRLDGEALLLWLRQHRLDVFDCVPSQLKLLLNAGLLESEGLPAIMLPGGEAIDAATWNTLAQAKATAVYNMYGPTECTVDSTIARVHAGQPPNIGRPIVNVRHYVLDAALQPLPIGVPGELHIGGADLARGYFNRPDLTAAKFIPDPFSSEPGSRLYKTGDVVRWLPDGRLEFLGRIDDQVKLRGFRIELGEIEATLSQHPAVQEAVVLVREETGTDGAAGSKRLVAYVVPAGETEPAVGDLRQFLKERLPEYMVPAVFVTLPALPRLPNGKIDRRNLPAPTDERPELAEGWVAPRNEVEARLAEIWQQVLGVKQIGVHDNFFELGGDSILSIQVIARARQAGLPLTPRQLFQNPTIAGLAPLCEAAVTTTIHAEQGTISGPVPLTPIQRWFFEQNFAAPHHWNQSILLEVRQRLAPQWLAQAVHRLVEHHDALRLRFTHADSGWQQHNADSERANPFTFWDLSALTPEAQRVFIENKAADLQASLDLIHGPLLRVAYFDRGAEAPGRLLIIVHHLVIDGVSWRILLEDFLTAYRQLSEGRPVQLPPKTTSFQYWAQRLVTLAQSATLQQQLDFWRAQCELCMPELPLDFTSAGQSEAAAGTVMVTLPAEETSALLQEVPAAFHTRIDEALLTALARVLARWTGRRTLLIDYEGHGREPLFDDVDLSRTVGWFTSIHPLALDLGNTLAFVDALKTIKEQMRRVPQGGVGWGLLRYLSDNRSLLREVPPAPVIFNYLGQFDHVLPPDGMLAVAPESHGPERAAHNHMTHALDLSAGVRQQQLHLQWKFNPRQFARRTIEKLAHEYVAELRLLVQQCRSGVTGGYTPSDFAEAGLSQEELDRVLAEVTTT
- a CDS encoding sulfotransferase domain-containing protein, yielding MRKPNDRPLRRILALLLRGLGLLPTMLAGLLSHLALLINWLRLRYVEYVPRPTDIFLVTYPRSGTTWLQMMLYQLTTDGDMNIPHIAQCIPWFERLGQTGKNVEALPAPRIFKTHLFWRHLWWTIPRGAGRYIYLVRDGRDVAVSYYHFYKSHLHFHGDFSAFFDLFLRGRVQYGSWFKHVAGWATQKHQPNVLWLRYEDLLADLEGNLRRIADFCGLTIAPERWPGILERCSFAFMKQHEIKFDHAVELLWENGMMPGSFLRKGQKMAWKDLLTPAQQAAFEKKYKKHADHFTLQPA